The Natronosalvus halobius genomic interval CCGCGTTCTCGGATCAAGGTCCTCGAGCGTATTTACGCCGCCAGCACGGCAGGCCGCGCAGGAAGCTACCCAAGATCGATCACACGAGACGGTTTCGAACACGAACCGAAAAATCGTTGAGAAGGGCCTCTCGATCCAGGCGTACCACATCGCCCCCGGTATCGACGAAATCGACTCATTTCTCACGCCTGATGACGACGATGAACGGCAACTCCGGCGCGAACGAATAGATGAAGCACATCCAGAAGTGTGCTTCGCTGCGTTCGCTAGTGATCAACTCCAGTACTCGAAAGCGAGCGCAATCGGATTCGGAGAACGCCTTTCAGCTCTGGAGAACGTTATTGATGAGCCTGGCGAGATGTTCCGCGCAATCAGCCGCGACCTCGTAGACCGTGCGGAGGATTTCAAAGTTAGCGCTATTGACCCCGATGACGTCCTTGATGCGATGGCTTTAGCCGTCGCAGCCTCGGCGGACGAGTACGAGCGACAGACGCTCCCTGAGGACCCGCCAACTGATTGTCTTGGTCTCCCGATGCAGATCGTATATAGAGCCGAAAACTCGTTCGAAAGTAGCTAATCAAGCGAGACCGTGACTGGTATTGTAACGAGAGCGTTCGTGTATCTCGGGAGTATGATATCAGTAGCTCAATGGCAGTATCTAGTTAGGCCAGTTTGAGGAACGAGCAGGTCGTGGAAGTAGTTTGGAATGATGCTCACGGACCTGCTCAGCGGTCATACGCAGCGGAATTTGATGAATGGTGGGAGCGCGAGCGGACGGCGATTGCGCCAGGGTGTTCATCATCCACCTTCACACGACCGGTTGTTCACTTTGAGAGATACAAGCGATTCTCCGCTTACTCGGCGTTGAACGGTTTCACTAGGTCATCTGTCAGTGGGTGAATCGACTGGCTGACAGCATACCAGACCCGCCGAGGGCGAAACTCTCACGGGTCGCGGTTGATGAGACCGCTGTCGAGATCAACAGCGACTTGTATTGGGTGTATGATGCAATAGAAATCGACTCTCGGTCACTCCTCAATGTCGCAGTCTTTGGACGACGAAGCACCGATCCAGCCGCTGCGTTCCTGTACCGATTGACCGAGAACCACGAGCTCACTGACGTTCTGATTCTCATCGATGGCTACGGCTATCTCACTGCCCTTTGCCGATCTGGATTGAGCGATCACCTCAACTACGTCAAGCAGAACCCGATCGAGAAGTGGGTTCACACGTTGAATATATGGATTGACCGTTTTCATAACACGTGGGCAGGAAGTCGGGTGAGCGTCAAAAGATAGATTGAACAGTTTGTACACTACTATAACAATCAACGACCATATCAATTACTCAACGAACAGACGCCAACGG includes:
- a CDS encoding DUF429 domain-containing protein; its protein translation is MLVDVPIGLYDENDDETGERGRDCDTFARRVLGSRSSSVFTPPARQAAQEATQDRSHETVSNTNRKIVEKGLSIQAYHIAPGIDEIDSFLTPDDDDERQLRRERIDEAHPEVCFAAFASDQLQYSKASAIGFGERLSALENVIDEPGEMFRAISRDLVDRAEDFKVSAIDPDDVLDAMALAVAASADEYERQTLPEDPPTDCLGLPMQIVYRAENSFESS